The following are from one region of the Cloacibacterium sp. TD35 genome:
- a CDS encoding exopolysaccharide biosynthesis polyprenyl glycosylphosphotransferase — translation MQKLRYSRYFKSAIIILDIFIVAAVFVFFFLMRHKYVLEKVRKEENFLSLVLLSLFWILLSGRTKLYSIPRNLTYTLYLERIITHIFIFLLGILLLAKVSNNEFLKDERFLITFTLFITFFIVKSFIFFSLKYIRLQGKNYRNVMFIAENSSSDILKDIITHRKDYGYRVYEFLNDDITITKLQNFWREKEIHTIFIPYENNLNQNLLEEINREAENDKIKISLIPSAIHNEFFQYDLGYIETQTILTPSKFPLDYYSNAIIKRIFDFTFSLLVLIFIASWLFPIIALLIKLDSKGSVFFVQKRYGFHDEVFECIKFRTMVENNESTTKTTSQNDSRITKIGRFLRKTSLDEMPQFINVLKGDMSVVGPRPHMLLIDEFYKAKIGRYSVRSLVQPGITGLAQVSGLRGDTGDMEIEMKKRVIADSFYVKNWSLTLDIVIILKTILLVIKGDQKAI, via the coding sequence ATGCAAAAATTAAGATATTCTAGATATTTTAAAAGCGCCATCATCATCCTTGATATTTTTATTGTGGCTGCCGTTTTTGTGTTCTTTTTTCTGATGAGACACAAATACGTTTTAGAAAAAGTAAGAAAAGAAGAAAATTTTTTATCTCTTGTATTATTGAGTCTTTTTTGGATTCTTTTAAGCGGAAGAACAAAACTATATTCCATTCCCAGAAACCTTACGTATACCCTTTATCTAGAAAGAATTATCACACACATTTTCATTTTTTTATTGGGGATTTTGCTTTTGGCCAAAGTAAGTAATAATGAATTTCTGAAAGATGAGAGGTTCTTGATAACCTTTACCCTTTTTATTACCTTTTTTATAGTTAAATCATTCATTTTCTTTTCTTTAAAGTACATAAGACTTCAAGGGAAAAACTATAGAAATGTAATGTTTATTGCAGAAAATTCATCATCTGACATTTTAAAAGACATTATTACACATCGTAAAGATTATGGATACAGAGTGTACGAATTTCTAAATGATGACATTACCATCACTAAACTCCAAAATTTTTGGAGAGAAAAAGAGATTCACACGATTTTTATCCCTTATGAAAATAATTTGAACCAAAATCTACTTGAAGAAATAAACAGAGAAGCTGAAAATGACAAAATAAAAATTTCTTTAATCCCTTCTGCAATTCATAATGAGTTTTTTCAATACGATTTGGGATATATTGAAACACAAACTATTTTAACACCTTCTAAATTTCCTTTAGATTACTATAGCAATGCTATTATTAAACGAATATTTGATTTTACATTCTCTTTACTGGTTTTAATTTTTATTGCAAGCTGGTTATTCCCCATCATTGCATTATTGATTAAATTAGACAGTAAAGGAAGTGTGTTTTTTGTTCAAAAAAGATATGGTTTTCATGATGAAGTTTTCGAATGCATCAAATTCAGAACTATGGTTGAAAACAATGAATCTACCACCAAAACCACTTCGCAAAACGATAGTAGAATTACAAAAATTGGTAGATTTCTAAGAAAAACAAGCTTAGATGAAATGCCCCAATTTATCAATGTTTTAAAAGGAGATATGTCTGTAGTAGGACCTAGACCACATATGCTATTGATTGATGAGTTCTACAAAGCAAAAATTGGTAGATATTCTGTAAGGAGCTTGGTACAACCTGGCATTACAGGCCTTGCCCAAGTAAGTGGTTTACGCGGTGATACTGGCGATATGGAAATAGAAATGAAAAAGAGAGTTATCGCAGATTCTTTTTACGTAAAAAATTGGAGCCTTACTCTAGATATTGTTATCATTCTTAAAACCATTTTATTAGTGATAAAAGGTGATCAAAAAGCCATTTAA
- a CDS encoding MlaE family ABC transporter permease, which translates to MLKLLSAIGQYFLLLGKVIKKPQKKQVFFKLLMREINDLGVNSFGLTLFTSIFVGAVIAIQMYNNFRNATIPIPAPFIGYATKVVLILEFAPTIISVILAGKVGSYITSSIGTMRVTEQIDALDIMGVNSANFLILPKILASVIFNPILIAISIVFGIWGGHLAGVATGNWSKADYITGIQMYMPQFYIWYAFLKTAVFAFLIATIPAFFGYKVKGGSLEVGRASTQAVVWTIVAIIIANLILTQMFLS; encoded by the coding sequence ATGTTAAAACTTTTAAGCGCAATAGGGCAATACTTTTTACTTCTGGGTAAAGTAATTAAAAAACCTCAAAAAAAGCAAGTTTTCTTTAAACTTCTCATGAGAGAAATAAATGACTTGGGAGTAAATTCTTTTGGCCTTACTTTATTCACCTCTATATTTGTGGGAGCTGTCATTGCAATACAGATGTATAATAATTTTAGAAACGCAACAATTCCTATTCCTGCACCTTTTATTGGGTATGCTACCAAGGTGGTCCTTATTCTAGAATTTGCCCCTACTATCATCTCTGTTATTTTAGCGGGAAAAGTAGGTTCATATATTACTTCAAGCATTGGTACGATGAGAGTTACAGAGCAGATTGATGCTTTAGATATTATGGGAGTAAATTCTGCCAATTTCTTAATCTTACCTAAAATTCTTGCCAGTGTAATTTTCAATCCAATATTGATAGCCATCAGCATTGTTTTTGGAATATGGGGAGGACATCTCGCAGGAGTAGCCACAGGAAACTGGTCTAAAGCAGACTACATTACAGGAATACAAATGTATATGCCACAATTTTATATTTGGTATGCTTTTTTAAAGACCGCTGTTTTTGCATTCCTAATTGCTACCATTCCAGCATTTTTTGGTTACAAAGTAAAAGGAGGCTCATTAGAAGTAGGTAGAGCCAGTACACAAGCTGTGGTTTGGACGATTGTAGCTATTATCATTGCCAACTTAATATTAACTCAAATGTTCTTAAGCTAA
- a CDS encoding ABC transporter ATP-binding protein, whose product MIEVKDLRKSFDGVEVLKGITTTFETGKVNLVIGQSGSGKTVFLKSLLNVFEPTSGHILFDGRDIVGMSRQEKEALRAEIGTVFQGSALFDSMTVQDNIMFPLDMFTNLTFTEKKKRVKEVIGRVHLENAEKKFPSEISGGMQKRVAIARAIVNNPRYLFCDEPNSGLDPFTANVIDDLIAEITEEYNTTTIINSHDMNSVMTIGEKIVYLRKGIKEWEGTKDILITSDNNYLIDFVYSSELFKELREYLIQNNKTSIDNIITPIENETD is encoded by the coding sequence ATGATAGAAGTAAAAGATTTAAGAAAAAGTTTTGATGGTGTGGAGGTTCTAAAGGGAATTACCACCACCTTCGAAACCGGAAAGGTAAACTTAGTCATAGGGCAATCAGGTTCAGGAAAAACTGTATTTCTGAAAAGTTTACTTAATGTTTTTGAACCCACAAGCGGACATATTTTATTTGACGGAAGAGATATTGTAGGCATGTCTCGTCAAGAAAAAGAAGCATTGAGAGCAGAAATCGGGACCGTATTCCAAGGAAGCGCACTATTTGACTCAATGACCGTTCAAGACAATATTATGTTTCCTCTAGATATGTTTACCAACCTTACTTTTACAGAAAAGAAAAAGAGGGTGAAGGAAGTAATAGGCAGAGTGCACTTAGAAAATGCAGAAAAAAAATTTCCATCTGAGATTTCAGGAGGAATGCAGAAAAGAGTAGCCATTGCAAGAGCAATTGTTAATAACCCAAGATATTTGTTTTGTGACGAACCAAATTCTGGGCTAGACCCTTTTACAGCAAATGTTATAGATGATTTAATTGCAGAAATCACCGAAGAATATAATACCACTACGATTATAAATTCTCACGATATGAATTCTGTAATGACAATTGGCGAGAAAATTGTATACTTGAGAAAAGGCATCAAAGAATGGGAAGGAACAAAAGATATTTTAATCACCTCAGACAATAATTATCTGATAGATTTCGTTTATTCTTCAGAATTATTTAAGGAATTAAGAGAATACCTTATCCAAAACAACAAAACAAGTATAGATAACATTATAACACCAATAGAAAATGAAACAGATTAA
- a CDS encoding outer membrane beta-barrel protein — protein sequence MKQIKKILSTLFVTASLLSFSQITFGVKANMLYQADKPTWENIKNGTTTVYQDKGKNNVGYNAGIALKINTPLGIFIQPELYYTTFSNEFTDVATNTTIEVKNNRADLPVLVGYNLLGKTLGIYAGPVASYKLSTDNQYNDFKENATKEFTLGYQFGAQVTISKLVVSARYEGAFSNDQREFINTNVSSNEVIRYDNRPSLLMFGLGLNF from the coding sequence ATGAAACAGATTAAGAAAATACTTAGCACATTATTTGTAACCGCATCATTGCTGTCTTTCTCTCAAATAACTTTCGGAGTGAAGGCCAATATGCTTTATCAGGCTGATAAGCCTACTTGGGAGAATATTAAAAACGGAACTACTACGGTTTATCAAGACAAGGGAAAAAATAATGTAGGCTATAATGCTGGTATTGCATTAAAAATTAATACTCCACTGGGCATTTTTATCCAACCAGAATTATATTATACTACATTTAGTAATGAATTTACTGATGTAGCAACTAATACCACCATTGAGGTAAAAAACAACAGAGCAGATTTGCCTGTTTTGGTAGGATATAATCTTTTAGGAAAAACACTTGGCATTTACGCTGGGCCAGTAGCTTCTTACAAGCTTTCTACAGACAATCAATATAATGATTTTAAAGAAAATGCAACCAAAGAATTTACACTTGGCTATCAATTTGGCGCACAAGTTACCATTTCTAAATTAGTAGTTTCTGCAAGATATGAAGGTGCTTTCAGTAATGATCAAAGAGAATTCATTAATACTAATGTATCTTCTAACGAAGTGATTAGATATGACAACAGACCTAGTTTATTAATGTTTGGTTTAGGTTTAAATTTCTAA
- a CDS encoding M48 family metallopeptidase: MKIKTIIASGAISLALIACVTNPITGRKSVQIVGNDQLTAMGVQEYQTALSKAKVITNTTDATRVKNVGIRIKNAAINYYKGIGREADLQGYNWEFNLLEDKQLNAWCMPGGKVAFYTGIMPICKDETGIAVVMGHEVSHALAGHGNERISQAMIAQYGGAIAGGVISNDKLQQIFKAAYPIGAQVALLKYGRNQELEADQMGLYIMAMAGYDPRQSLPFWERMEAQAANSQRPPEFLSTHPSPDTRRSDLNKHMPQALEYYKQAGGKL; this comes from the coding sequence ATGAAAATAAAAACTATTATCGCTTCAGGAGCCATTTCATTAGCATTAATTGCTTGTGTTACCAATCCCATTACAGGGAGAAAATCAGTTCAGATTGTGGGAAATGATCAATTAACTGCTATGGGAGTTCAAGAATATCAAACCGCACTTTCTAAAGCTAAAGTAATTACCAATACTACAGATGCCACAAGAGTGAAGAATGTAGGGATTAGAATAAAAAATGCGGCGATTAATTACTATAAAGGCATTGGTAGAGAAGCAGATTTACAAGGTTATAACTGGGAGTTTAATTTATTGGAAGACAAGCAATTAAACGCATGGTGTATGCCAGGAGGGAAAGTAGCGTTTTATACAGGTATTATGCCTATTTGTAAAGACGAAACAGGGATAGCTGTAGTAATGGGGCACGAAGTTTCTCACGCTCTAGCGGGTCATGGTAATGAAAGGATTTCTCAAGCAATGATTGCACAATATGGTGGTGCAATAGCAGGAGGGGTAATTTCTAATGATAAGTTACAACAAATTTTTAAAGCGGCATATCCTATTGGAGCGCAAGTAGCTCTTCTTAAATATGGAAGAAATCAAGAATTAGAAGCAGATCAAATGGGATTATATATTATGGCAATGGCTGGGTATGACCCAAGACAGTCACTACCTTTCTGGGAAAGAATGGAGGCTCAGGCCGCAAATTCTCAAAGACCGCCAGAATTTTTGTCTACTCACCCTAGTCCAGATACTAGAAGATCAGACTTAAACAAGCATATGCCTCAAGCTCTTGAATATTATAAACAAGCAGGTGGTAAATTGTAA
- a CDS encoding DUF4251 domain-containing protein, translating into MKKLIYLSFCAILSFLHSCTSQINIDPKTLEEITTSNQFTFMAERANPTNYDVINVMNAMPNGNAARMLDLDYGYTVVLKEKELDVNLPYFGRMYNPSYDTSKNSYRFTSKDFTLSKIQNKKGNLVYTISPKDVQHIRVIYIEVYKNGNAYVSMDANDRQPISYNGYLMKNEISKK; encoded by the coding sequence ATGAAAAAATTAATTTATTTGAGTTTTTGTGCAATACTTTCGTTTTTGCATTCGTGTACTTCACAAATCAATATAGATCCTAAGACTTTAGAGGAAATTACAACCTCTAACCAATTTACATTTATGGCGGAAAGAGCCAACCCTACCAATTATGATGTTATCAATGTAATGAATGCTATGCCTAATGGTAATGCTGCTAGAATGCTAGACTTAGACTATGGCTATACAGTGGTGCTCAAAGAAAAAGAGCTAGATGTTAATTTGCCATATTTTGGCAGAATGTACAATCCTAGTTATGATACTTCCAAAAACAGTTACAGATTTACTTCTAAAGATTTTACACTAAGTAAAATTCAAAACAAAAAAGGAAACCTAGTATACACTATTTCGCCTAAAGATGTGCAGCATATAAGAGTGATTTACATAGAAGTATATAAAAACGGAAACGCATATGTTTCTATGGATGCTAATGACAGACAACCTATTTCTTACAATGGTTATTTAATGAAAAATGAAATCTCTAAAAAATAG
- the meaB gene encoding methylmalonyl Co-A mutase-associated GTPase MeaB translates to MNFSTEVLLQGILAQDKRILGKAITLIESKKPEHRVLAEELLKKILPYTGKSVRVGITGVPGAGKSTFIESFGKYAISQGKKVAVLAIDPSSSVNKGSILGDKTRMEELAKDENAFIRPSPSSGFLGGVANTTFETMLICEAAGYDYILIETVGVGQSEVLVADITDVILMLKVIGTGDELQGIKRGLMEMVDVIFINKVSEENLKEARSHRAELIHALQFMHPKEKDWKVPVLLGSALHHEGLDEVYQKINNFISLKINTGRLEEVRKIQSEKRFEYWVHQYILSATKSTHELENQFESHKKNASELKSNPSSEAKIFVERLLNKKI, encoded by the coding sequence ATGAATTTTTCTACAGAAGTACTTTTACAAGGAATATTAGCCCAAGACAAAAGAATTCTTGGGAAAGCCATTACTTTAATCGAAAGCAAAAAGCCAGAGCATAGAGTTTTGGCGGAAGAACTGCTGAAAAAAATTCTGCCTTACACAGGGAAATCAGTGAGAGTAGGAATTACTGGAGTTCCTGGCGCAGGGAAATCAACTTTTATTGAAAGCTTTGGGAAATATGCCATTTCGCAAGGCAAAAAAGTGGCTGTTTTAGCCATTGATCCAAGTTCTTCTGTAAATAAAGGTTCTATTCTCGGAGATAAAACCAGAATGGAAGAGTTGGCAAAAGACGAAAACGCATTTATTCGCCCTAGTCCAAGTTCTGGATTTCTAGGCGGAGTTGCCAATACTACTTTTGAGACCATGCTCATTTGCGAAGCTGCTGGATATGATTATATTTTGATAGAAACGGTAGGAGTAGGTCAGTCAGAAGTTTTGGTTGCCGATATTACAGATGTAATTCTGATGCTTAAAGTAATAGGTACGGGTGATGAATTACAAGGGATAAAAAGAGGTCTGATGGAAATGGTAGATGTAATTTTTATAAATAAAGTGAGCGAAGAAAATTTAAAAGAAGCGAGATCTCACCGTGCAGAACTTATTCATGCTTTACAATTTATGCACCCAAAAGAAAAAGACTGGAAAGTTCCGGTTTTGTTGGGTTCTGCTTTACATCATGAAGGTTTAGATGAGGTGTATCAAAAAATAAATAATTTCATTTCTTTAAAAATAAATACAGGAAGGCTAGAAGAAGTAAGAAAAATACAATCTGAAAAAAGATTTGAATATTGGGTACATCAATATATTCTAAGCGCTACTAAGTCTACCCATGAACTTGAAAATCAATTTGAAAGCCATAAAAAAAATGCTTCAGAATTGAAGTCTAATCCAAGTTCTGAAGCCAAAATTTTTGTAGAAAGATTATTGAATAAAAAAATCTAA
- a CDS encoding DUF2281 domain-containing protein, translated as MELTTLQKINNLIKDLPDYLAEELLEYIEYLVYKFHKDEDLSDEQKRVILRGLEDIKYGRSHLDIPTETE; from the coding sequence ATGGAATTAACCACATTACAAAAAATTAATAATTTGATAAAAGATTTACCAGATTATTTGGCAGAGGAATTATTGGAGTATATAGAATACTTGGTGTATAAATTTCACAAAGACGAAGATTTAAGTGACGAGCAAAAAAGAGTGATACTGAGAGGTCTTGAAGACATAAAGTATGGTAGAAGTCATTTAGATATCCCAACAGAGACAGAGTAA
- the scpA gene encoding methylmalonyl-CoA mutase — MRTKIQNVNPDFKNFGFTSNTENYIFEKDGLQLKSSYTSEDSEAFKSKGYSAGIAPYLRGPYSTMYVQKPWTIRQYAGFSTAEESNAFYRRNLAAGQKGLSVAFDLATHRGYDSDHPRVVGDVGKAGVAIDSVEDMKILFNEIPLDQISVSMTMNGAVLPILAFYIVAAEEQGVSQEQLSGTIQNDILKEFMVRNTYIYPPEPSMKIIADIFEYTSQNIPKFNSISISGYHMQEAGATPVLEMAYTLADGLEYVRTGIKAGMNVDDFAPRLSFFWAIGMNHFMEIAKMRAARYIWANLLTQFNPQNQKSLALRTHSQTSGWSLTEQEPFNNITRTAIEALSSALGGTQSLHTNALDEAIALPTDYSAKIARNTQIILQQESGICDVVDPMGGSHLVEALTQQMIEEAQKYIDEVEQEGGMTKAIEAGIPKMRIEEAAARKQAKIDSGEEFIIGVNSFKTNQKQPEFEILDIDNTEVRRKQIERLEKIKAERDSAKVEEILTEIREAAKNRDKNLLALSIEAARRRVTLGEISDALESNFGRYKANIKTISGVYAMNASKNEYFEKAVVLTQKFEDQEGRRPRIMVAKMGQDGHDRGAKVVATAFADMGFDVDVAPLFQTPEEVAKQAVENDIHILGVSSLAAGHKTLVPQVVEELKKLGADDITIVVGGVIPQQDYDFLYANGADFIFGPGTNLPKSAVEILEKFLG; from the coding sequence ATGAGAACGAAAATTCAAAACGTAAATCCCGATTTTAAAAATTTTGGATTTACTTCAAATACAGAAAACTATATCTTTGAAAAAGATGGACTTCAATTAAAATCTTCTTACACTTCTGAAGATTCAGAAGCTTTTAAATCAAAAGGTTACAGCGCAGGAATTGCTCCTTATTTGAGAGGTCCATATTCTACGATGTATGTGCAAAAACCTTGGACTATTCGTCAGTACGCAGGTTTTTCTACCGCCGAAGAATCTAATGCTTTTTACAGAAGAAATCTTGCGGCAGGACAAAAAGGACTTTCTGTTGCGTTTGATTTGGCAACGCACAGAGGTTATGATTCTGACCACCCAAGAGTGGTAGGAGATGTGGGAAAAGCGGGAGTTGCCATAGATTCTGTGGAAGATATGAAGATTTTGTTTAATGAAATTCCATTGGATCAAATATCGGTTTCTATGACCATGAATGGTGCCGTTTTACCGATTTTGGCATTTTATATTGTTGCCGCAGAAGAACAAGGCGTTTCTCAAGAACAACTTTCGGGAACTATCCAAAATGATATTTTGAAGGAATTTATGGTGAGAAATACTTACATCTATCCACCAGAGCCATCTATGAAAATTATCGCAGATATTTTCGAATACACTTCTCAAAATATCCCGAAATTTAATTCGATTTCTATCTCAGGTTATCACATGCAAGAAGCAGGAGCAACTCCAGTTTTAGAAATGGCTTATACACTTGCAGATGGTTTGGAATATGTAAGAACGGGGATAAAAGCAGGAATGAATGTAGATGATTTTGCGCCAAGATTATCATTTTTCTGGGCAATCGGAATGAATCATTTCATGGAAATTGCCAAAATGAGAGCTGCTCGTTATATATGGGCAAATCTTTTGACGCAATTTAATCCTCAAAATCAAAAATCTTTAGCACTAAGAACACACTCGCAAACTTCTGGTTGGTCTTTGACGGAACAGGAACCGTTTAATAATATTACCAGAACTGCTATTGAAGCACTTTCTTCCGCTTTAGGAGGAACGCAATCACTGCATACCAATGCTTTAGATGAAGCGATTGCTTTGCCAACTGATTATTCTGCAAAAATTGCAAGAAATACACAGATTATTCTTCAGCAAGAATCAGGAATATGTGATGTAGTAGATCCGATGGGAGGAAGTCATTTGGTGGAAGCATTGACTCAACAAATGATTGAGGAAGCTCAGAAATATATCGACGAAGTAGAACAAGAAGGCGGAATGACCAAGGCGATAGAAGCGGGAATTCCGAAGATGAGAATAGAAGAAGCGGCAGCTAGAAAACAAGCGAAAATTGATAGTGGCGAAGAATTTATCATCGGTGTAAATTCTTTTAAAACCAATCAAAAACAACCGGAATTTGAAATTCTAGACATAGACAATACAGAAGTTCGCCGTAAACAAATTGAAAGACTAGAAAAAATAAAAGCAGAACGAGACAGTGCTAAAGTAGAAGAAATTTTAACAGAAATTCGTGAGGCGGCTAAAAATAGAGACAAAAATCTTTTGGCACTAAGTATAGAAGCTGCGAGAAGAAGAGTAACTCTTGGTGAAATTTCAGATGCTTTAGAAAGCAATTTCGGAAGATATAAAGCTAATATCAAAACCATTTCAGGTGTATATGCTATGAATGCTAGTAAAAATGAATATTTTGAAAAAGCGGTAGTGCTTACTCAAAAATTTGAGGACCAAGAAGGTCGTAGACCGAGAATTATGGTTGCTAAAATGGGACAAGACGGTCATGATCGTGGTGCAAAAGTAGTAGCAACTGCTTTTGCTGATATGGGATTTGATGTAGATGTGGCTCCGCTTTTCCAAACGCCAGAAGAGGTGGCGAAACAAGCTGTAGAAAATGATATTCATATTTTGGGAGTTTCATCTCTTGCAGCAGGGCATAAAACCTTGGTTCCGCAAGTGGTGGAAGAACTGAAAAAATTAGGTGCAGATGATATTACGATTGTAGTAGGTGGTGTAATTCCACAGCAAGATTATGATTTCTTGTATGCAAATGGCGCTGATTTTATCTTCGGACCTGGAACGAATTTACCGAAATCTGCAGTAGAAATTTTGGAGAAGTTTTTGGGATAA
- the pflB gene encoding formate C-acetyltransferase, which translates to MEATIGFKPGVWQKEINVSDFIRNNYTEYTGDESFLTPATEATNQLWAELSEMFKAEREKGIYDAETKKPSQIDAYGAGYINKNLEKIVGIQTDKPLKRAIFPNGGIRMVEDGLKAYGYQLDEATKEIFTKYRVTHNEGVFSAYNSPIRKARNSGIVTGLPDAYGRGRIIGDYRRVPLYGVDFLIKDRQDYFENMDCDGMNEETVRLREEITMQINALKALKRMAESYGFDISKPATNAKEAIQWLYFAYLAATKDQNGAAMSIGRVSTFLDIYIERDIKRGVLTEIEAQELIDHFVMKLRIIRFLRTPEYDSLFSGDPVWVTESIGGLNKDGGSYVTKNSFRLLHTLYNLGASPEPNLTVLWSEKLPENWKKYCAKVSIDTSSLQYENDDLMRDCFNDDYGIACCVSPMTLGKQMQYFGARANLPKALLYAINGGIDELTKVQVTPEMPKVEGEYLDFDDVWNKFDKMMDWLAETYIQALNIIHYMHDKYSYEAYEMALHDVNVIRTQACGIAGISIVADSFAAMKYGKVRVIRDENGIAVDYVVEKPYVPYGNNDDNTDKFAAEIVEIFMNKVRKQKTYRNAIPTQSVLTITSNVVYGKKTGNTPDGRREGEPYGPGANPMHGRDTKGAVASLASVAKLPFEHAQDGISYTFAITPETLGKTLDEKQGNLVGLLDGYFNQKGHHLNVNVFNRSLLEDAMQHPEKYPQLTIRVSGYAVNFIKLTKEQQLDVINRTITECF; encoded by the coding sequence ATGGAAGCAACAATTGGTTTTAAACCCGGAGTTTGGCAAAAGGAAATTAACGTAAGTGATTTTATCAGAAATAATTACACAGAATACACCGGAGACGAAAGCTTCTTAACTCCAGCTACCGAAGCTACCAATCAACTTTGGGCAGAGTTATCTGAAATGTTCAAAGCAGAGAGAGAAAAAGGAATTTATGATGCAGAAACCAAAAAGCCATCTCAGATTGATGCTTATGGAGCAGGTTATATTAATAAAAACCTAGAAAAAATAGTAGGAATTCAAACAGACAAGCCTTTAAAAAGAGCTATTTTCCCGAATGGCGGAATTAGAATGGTAGAAGACGGCTTAAAAGCTTACGGTTATCAATTAGACGAAGCAACTAAAGAAATTTTTACCAAATATAGAGTTACCCATAACGAAGGCGTATTCTCTGCTTACAATTCACCGATTAGAAAAGCTAGAAATTCTGGAATCGTAACCGGTTTACCAGACGCTTACGGAAGAGGTAGAATTATTGGTGACTACAGAAGAGTTCCTTTATATGGTGTTGATTTCTTAATTAAAGACCGTCAAGATTATTTCGAAAATATGGATTGTGATGGTATGAACGAAGAAACCGTAAGACTTCGTGAAGAAATCACTATGCAAATCAATGCATTGAAAGCGCTTAAGAGAATGGCAGAATCTTATGGTTTTGACATTTCTAAACCTGCAACCAATGCTAAAGAAGCTATTCAATGGTTATATTTCGCTTATTTAGCAGCTACTAAAGACCAAAATGGTGCTGCAATGTCTATTGGTAGAGTTTCTACTTTCTTAGACATTTACATTGAAAGAGATATTAAAAGAGGCGTTCTTACAGAAATTGAAGCTCAGGAATTAATTGACCATTTCGTAATGAAATTAAGAATCATCCGCTTCCTTAGAACTCCAGAATATGATTCACTTTTCTCTGGTGATCCAGTTTGGGTAACAGAATCAATTGGCGGTTTAAATAAAGACGGCGGTTCTTATGTAACCAAAAACTCTTTCAGATTATTACACACTTTATACAACTTAGGAGCATCTCCAGAACCAAATTTAACTGTTCTTTGGAGCGAAAAACTACCAGAAAACTGGAAAAAATATTGCGCTAAAGTTTCTATCGACACTTCATCTCTTCAATACGAAAATGATGATTTAATGAGAGATTGCTTTAATGACGATTACGGAATTGCTTGTTGCGTTTCTCCGATGACTTTAGGAAAACAAATGCAATATTTCGGAGCGAGAGCTAATTTACCTAAAGCTTTATTATATGCAATAAATGGTGGTATTGATGAATTAACCAAAGTTCAAGTAACTCCAGAAATGCCAAAAGTAGAAGGCGAATATCTAGATTTCGATGATGTTTGGAATAAGTTTGACAAAATGATGGATTGGTTAGCAGAAACTTACATCCAAGCATTGAACATCATTCACTACATGCACGATAAATATTCTTACGAAGCTTATGAAATGGCACTTCACGATGTAAATGTTATCAGAACTCAAGCATGTGGAATTGCAGGAATCTCTATCGTTGCCGATTCTTTTGCAGCTATGAAATACGGAAAAGTAAGAGTAATAAGAGACGAAAACGGAATCGCAGTAGATTATGTAGTAGAAAAACCTTACGTTCCTTACGGAAATAACGATGACAACACCGATAAATTCGCAGCAGAAATTGTAGAAATTTTCATGAATAAAGTAAGAAAACAAAAAACTTACAGAAATGCAATTCCTACACAATCTGTTCTTACCATTACTTCAAACGTAGTTTACGGTAAAAAAACAGGAAATACACCAGACGGAAGAAGAGAAGGTGAACCTTACGGACCTGGAGCAAATCCTATGCACGGAAGAGACACAAAAGGTGCAGTAGCATCACTTGCTTCTGTTGCTAAATTACCTTTCGAACACGCTCAAGATGGTATTTCTTACACGTTCGCAATTACGCCTGAAACGTTAGGAAAAACGCTAGACGAAAAACAAGGAAATTTAGTTGGACTTTTAGACGGATATTTCAACCAAAAAGGTCACCACTTGAATGTAAATGTTTTCAATCGTTCATTGTTAGAAGATGCAATGCAACATCCAGAAAAATATCCTCAATTAACGATTAGGGTTTCTGGTTATGCTGTGAATTTCATCAAGTTGACTAAAGAACAGCAATTAGATGTCATCAACAGAACCATCACAGAATGTTTCTAA